One window of Triticum dicoccoides isolate Atlit2015 ecotype Zavitan chromosome 5A, WEW_v2.0, whole genome shotgun sequence genomic DNA carries:
- the LOC119300834 gene encoding phytosulfokines 2-like, with protein MTRRCSPPLAALVLLLLLCFSYGVAAARPLPANTAPHQGIGVVRVKAEDAAATDGLVVLKEEGGKAGNGGEAVSPSEATVDDATAEEEACEEGKEGEECMQRRLLHDAHLDYIYTQHKGRP; from the exons ATGACGAGACGCtgctcgccgccgctcgctgctcttgtcctgcttctcctcctctgcttctcctaCGGCGTGGCGGCCGCTCGGCCCCTCCCCGCCAACACTGCTCCTCACCAAG GCATCGGCGTGGTGAGAGTCAAGGCGGAAGATGCTGCAGCAACGGACGGCCTAGTGGTGCTCAAGGAGGAAGGTGGCAAGGCCGGTAATGGCGGCGAGGCGGTGTCACCGTCTGAGGCGACGGTGGACGATGCGACGGCAGAGGAGGAGGCGTGCGAGgaggggaaggagggggaggagtgCATGCAGAGGAGGCTGCTCCACGACGCGCACCTGGACTACATCTACACGCAGCACAAGGGCAGGCCATGA